From the Leptospira andrefontaineae genome, the window TTCCTTTTTCAGTTTCGATATGTATATTTTCTTTTAGGGAAATGGCCAAGGTAGCCGCGTAATGTGAATGGAAATCTGTCTGCATTGAATTCGTTGCAAACATCACACGACCATTCCATAGATATACAATGCCTCTAGTTTCAAAATCCATATAAGATTATTGCCGGTCTTTCTTACCTTGAAGAAGCAAGGAGAACGATTCTCCTCACGAAATGAGGAAGATCAAGAAAAAAAGTTTGCAGACTCGTTTTTGATCCAGATCAAAGACAAAAGAAGAATCATTTCTTATAATAGAAAGGATGAAATCATTTCTGGATTTTCGTTCTGCAATCTGGTCTGTTGCTTTTCGTCCATTTTTTTTAGCTAGTTCATTCCACGCTATATTCGCAGTTCTAGTTTGGATCTTAATTCTATTTTCAATTATTCCTTCACCATTTCTAACTGGAGGAATTCAGATCCATTCTTATGAAATGGTTTTTGGCTTTGGAAGAGGAGCAATCATAGGATTTCTTTTTACAGCGGGCCAGAATTGGACAAAAAAAGTTCTCGCAAAAGAAGGTTATTTAGCACTTTTATTTGGTCTTTGGTTTCTAGGTAGATTCGGATTCTTATCCAATCCGTATCTTTCCTATATTGCACTTACTGCAGATCTCTATTGTGATCTACTGGTCCTTTTCTATCTTGCTCCTCCTTTATTCGCAAAAGGCCAGGAACATAACCGCGTTGTTGTGATCACCTACTTCCTATTGTTTTTACTTCATGTACTGACCGCATTTTCATTTCTTAATATTTTGCCGGAAGGATGGAGTTTACATTTCATTCATCTTTCTCTTTTTGTTATACTTCAGTTTGTGATCTTGATAGGCGGAAGGATAATGCCATTCTTCTCCTCGGCAGCTATTCCTGGCTCAAATCCAAAACGATTTCTGAAATTGGAAAATTTAATTAGATATGGGGGATTTGTATTTTTAGGAATAGAAACCATTACTTTCTGGTTTTCTAATATAATTCCATTTGCAGGATTATATTGCCTCGCTTTTGGAATGTTGAACTATTCTCGTTGGCTTTTCTGGGAACCTTGGAAGGCCAAAAATGTGCCTATCCTTTGGATCTTACATTTAGGATATTTCTGGTTATGCTCTGGATTTTTAGCGTATGGACTTTCGCATCTAGGTTTTTTTCCTTCTTCTTCCGCCTTTCATATATTCACCGTAGGAGGAATAGGAGTTTTCGTGTATGGTATGATCACAAGAGTCTCTCTTGGTCATACAGGTAGACCTATTAGGGCTTCAAAATCGATCATCTTCGGTTATATCCTAATAAACTTAGCCGTGATAGTTAGGGTGTTTCTTCCTTTACTGAACAAATATAGAGAAGCGTATCTATTTTCCGCAATATTCTGGATAAGTGCATTTTTGATCTTTGCGATCCAATATTCTAAAATCCTAATTAGTCCCCGAGCATTTTCCAATCCTTGAGATTTCTCAGATCTTAGTTCCAAATTTCAGTTTGACCGGACTTCTTTCCGACTAGAATGATTCTAATCAGGTTCTATGCAGTCGTATTTCATTGAAATTTTACGCTCCCTTCTTAGTCCTATAAGAATTATATTTTTGCCTTCCGTAAAGATATATTGGTTCTATATTCTAAGTTCGATATTGATCACTCTTCTATTAATTCTCTGGAGAGTTTGGAAAGAAAAAGGATTTCGATCCAAGGAGTATCTGCGAGAAAATTTATCTAAAAAAATTTGGCTGCATGAGTCCGCTCTATTGGATTATAAATATTACTTAATAAACACATTCCTATTCGCGCTATTCTTCAGTTACTTCGTTATATCAGGTGCAAGTGTATCCGCTTTAGTCAGCGGATCATTATTCAAAATATTCGGAGAGGCAGGTTATTCCTTCTCCTCTCAAACATTCTTCATTTTACTTTATTCCATCTTATTCTGGTTAGCAAACGACTTCGGCAGATTTTTTGCTCATTGGCTTCTTCATAAAACATTTCTCTGGGAGTTCCATAAATTACATCATTCTGCAAAGGTGTTAAATCCTCTTACGGTATATAGAGTACATCCCGTAGAAGCTATCTTAGTGAATTCCTTAGGAGCTGTTTGTTCTGGCATCGTGACCGGGATCGCCGTTTTTTTATTTCCAAATGGGATCAATATGTTGTCCTTCCTAGGAGTGAATGCGGGGATTTTCGTATTCAATCTGTATGCCAATTTAAGACATTCTCATATTGGTCTTCGATTTCCCAGATGGTTGAGTAGGATACTTTTAAGCCCAGCTCAACATCAAATCCATCATAGCACGGATATCAACCTTCAGAACAAAAACATAGGGGTGTCCTTTGCTTTTTGGGATATTCTTTTCGGAAGTCTTTATATTCCGGAGGAAGGAGAAGCAGAACGTACAGTTTTCGGTTTAGAGGAAGAAGAAGATTCCAATTTCCGTAATATATTGAAAATTTACTTTTTACCATTCGGAAAAATACTGAAAAATTTTAAGAAAACTATTCTTCTTAAACTAAATTCCAAATCTTGAGATAAATCAATATTATAGAAAATTGTTTCAGTCTCTCAGATTGATCGCCATCAATGCATTTTCAACTCATCAGGGGTTAAACTTAATTCGTTAGAGTCTTTCGAGATGAAAACGATTACTGCTTATTTTTTAACTCTGCTCTTTTTTCCACGCCTACTTGTCCCTGCGGAAGGAAGCGTATTCGAAAAATTATTTTTAGGGAATTCAATCTGCCATTGTAATCATAATTCGAGTAGAGAGACTCACCCCAACAAGGAAGATGATTTTTTCCGTAGTAAGATAGATCCGTCTA encodes:
- a CDS encoding NnrS family protein, whose protein sequence is MKSFLDFRSAIWSVAFRPFFLASSFHAIFAVLVWILILFSIIPSPFLTGGIQIHSYEMVFGFGRGAIIGFLFTAGQNWTKKVLAKEGYLALLFGLWFLGRFGFLSNPYLSYIALTADLYCDLLVLFYLAPPLFAKGQEHNRVVVITYFLLFLLHVLTAFSFLNILPEGWSLHFIHLSLFVILQFVILIGGRIMPFFSSAAIPGSNPKRFLKLENLIRYGGFVFLGIETITFWFSNIIPFAGLYCLAFGMLNYSRWLFWEPWKAKNVPILWILHLGYFWLCSGFLAYGLSHLGFFPSSSAFHIFTVGGIGVFVYGMITRVSLGHTGRPIRASKSIIFGYILINLAVIVRVFLPLLNKYREAYLFSAIFWISAFLIFAIQYSKILISPRAFSNP
- a CDS encoding sterol desaturase family protein — its product is MQSYFIEILRSLLSPIRIIFLPSVKIYWFYILSSILITLLLILWRVWKEKGFRSKEYLRENLSKKIWLHESALLDYKYYLINTFLFALFFSYFVISGASVSALVSGSLFKIFGEAGYSFSSQTFFILLYSILFWLANDFGRFFAHWLLHKTFLWEFHKLHHSAKVLNPLTVYRVHPVEAILVNSLGAVCSGIVTGIAVFLFPNGINMLSFLGVNAGIFVFNLYANLRHSHIGLRFPRWLSRILLSPAQHQIHHSTDINLQNKNIGVSFAFWDILFGSLYIPEEGEAERTVFGLEEEEDSNFRNILKIYFLPFGKILKNFKKTILLKLNSKS